The Rhinoderma darwinii isolate aRhiDar2 chromosome 8, aRhiDar2.hap1, whole genome shotgun sequence genome has a window encoding:
- the ODF2 gene encoding outer dense fiber protein 2 isoform X2, with the protein MKNRSPSPPLHVHVDESTPVHVHIKKAPKIASKVQKGTKSKMKSDVGNLRRSAKVKTRVPWIPPGKTSMRDAGFKWEGLTHRLEITPPDMEKMMSALRMSDLSTDEEECMRSKINSYEKKIDSLMCEVGTLKNEVEQQKRDHSIERYEDRLASSKRALSTKNEELHEVSLELAETENENSRLRRSIDRIKEETDFSVREKHQLQQEKSHLLSKLVEAEMDGAEAARQVDQLRDTINQMRHEKRMTSTDYNMITRQKEILLEKLNTFEETNRTLRTLLREQHCRETETHRLLEQKELLLKKVSDADTERAHLQIRLHEREKELEDLRTQLKTEKDLCRTSTAFSKSLEATKAHLQGQLRSREAENNRLSVQLRNTEHNEVRHKEELELLTAQLNELRNKLESDKEGLKKSARAQKQRAARSEETAQMLNNRLMAKDAELSTALSSIDTLKSRCTTLTKERSQVESEIVLLNDRMTQLLEEKQHAEEKARSDRESLLERLHQQTTENTSLHLEHEKLKTQLTTVEEKLTVAHSEVQQLKSSLRQYEGLVDTYKDQMKKTRLEADQMCLQMERSDLENKNLKEDMNMELEQVHRKFQSRLEELEKLPEMLKMTELRLQECQDQLQGYEQKNSGLSSVISDLRIRMEQQGDKVESTRDRYQSAMEENKLLALKLEELERRLDDSGAQNRELLQVVAKREETIHQNQLHLEEKTRECASLSRQLETAIEESRRQADQTRERASSKERVTQSKILDLETQLSRTKTELNQFRRSKDDAERRFQSRLQDLKDRLEQSESTNRSMQNYVQFLKSSYANVFGEANLSSSPIRPRTPL; encoded by the exons ATGAAGAACCGGTCCCCCTCGCCACCGCTGCATGTCCACGTAGACGAGAGCACTCCCGTACATGTCCATATTAAGAAGGCTCCGAAAATCGCCTCAAAAGTACAG AAAGGAACCAAAAGTAAAATGAAGAGTGACGTGGGAAATTTACGACGCAGTGCAAAAGTAAAGACCAGAGTCCCTTGGATCCCCCCTGGAAAGACGTCTATGCGGGATGCAGGATTTAAGTGGGAG GGTTTGACCCATCGCTTGGAGATTACCCCCCCAGACATGGAGAAGATGATGTCCGCTCTGCGTATGAGCGACCTGTCCACCGATGAAGAAGAATGCATGCGCAGCAAGATCAACTCCTATGAAAAGAAGATTGACAGCTTGATGTGTGAAGTCGGGACCTTGAAGAACGAG GTGGAGCAGCAGAAGAGGGACCACTCCATTGAGAGGTATGAAGATCGACTGGCATCATCCAAGCGGGCACTAAGTACCAAGAACGAAGAGCTGCATGAGGTGTCTCTAGAACTGGCAGAGACAGAAAATGAAAACTCCCGTCTGAGGAGGAGCATTGACCGAATCAAGGAAGAGACCGACTTTAGTGT GCGGGAGAAGCATCAGCTGCAGCAAGAAAAGTCACATTTGCTGTCAAAACTAGTGGAAGCTGAGATGGACGGGGCAGAAGCAGCAAGACAGGTTGATCAGTTGCGGGACACCATAAATCAAATGAGACAT GAGAAGAGAATGACCAGTACAGATTACAACATGATCACCAGGCAAAAGGAAATCCTGCTGGAAAAACTGAATACATTTGAAGAGACTAACAGGACACTAAGGACTCTGCTCCGAGAGCAGCACTGTCGGGAG ACTGAGACCCATCGACTGCTGGAGCAGAAGGAGCTGTTACTAAAGAAGGTGTCAGATGCGGACACAGAGAGAGCG CATCTCCAGATCAGACTAcacgagagagagaaagagcttgAAGATCTCCGGACTCAGCTGAAGACAGAAAAG GATCTATGTAGGACATCAACTGCATTTTCCAAGTCTCTGGAAGCCACAAAAGCTCACTTACAGGGGCAGCTGAGGAGCCGGGAGGCCGAGAATAATCGATTATCTGTCCAGCTGAGG AACACGGAGCACAATGAAGTCCGACATAAGGAAGAACTTGAACTGCTGACTGCACAACTAAATGAACTCAGGAACAAACTGGAGTCCGACAAAGAAGGTCTGAAAAAATCCGCTCGTGCCCAGAAGCAACGGGCCGCGAGAAGTGAGGAGACCGCGCAGATGCTTAATAATCGTCTCATGGCAAAG GACGCTGAGCTTTCTACAGCTCTATCAAGTATCGACACCTTGAAGAGCCGTTGTACCACGCTGACGAAAGAGAGGAGTCAGGTGGAGTCCGAGATCGTCCTGCTGAATGA CCGCATGACCCAACTGTTAGAAGAAAAGCAGCATGCTGAGGAGAAGGCACGTTCTGACCGGGAATCTCTGCTAGAGAGACTACACCAGCAGACAACAGAGAACACCAGCCTCCACCTGGAGCACGAGAAACTTAAG ACACAACTAACTACTGTGGAGGAGAAACTGACTGTGGCTCACAGTGAGGTGCAGCAGCTCAAGAGTTCTCTGCGGCAGTACGAGGGTCTCGTAGACACCTACAAAGATCAG ATGAAAAAAACCCGTCTAGAAGCCGATCAAATGTGTTTACAGATGGAAAGATCTGACCTAGAGAATAAGAATTTGAAGGAGGACATGAACATGGAGTTAGAGCAG GTTCATAGGAAGTTTCAGAGTCGTTTGGAAGAACTAGAGAAGCTACCGGAGATGTTGAAGATGACGGAGCTTCGACTTCAGGAATGTCAGGACCAGCTGCAGGGATATGAGCAGAAGAACTCCGGACTCTCTTCTGTCATCTCTGATTTGCGTATTCGG ATGGAGCAGCAAGGAGACAAGGTGGAGTCCACAAGAGATCGCTATCAGTCTGCAATGGAAGAGAATAAACTTCTAGCTCTGAAACTGGAAGAGTTAGAAAG GAGACTTGATGACTCTGGAGCTCAGAATAGAGAACTGCTACAGGTTGTGGCCAAACGAGAGGAGACCATTCACCAGAACCAGCTGCACCTGGAGGAGAAAACCCGGGAATGTGCGTCCCTATCACGCCAGCTTGAGACTGCCATTGAGGAGTCCCGTAGACAG GCGGATCAGACCAGGGAGCGAGCCTCATCCAAAGAGAGGGTAACACAATCCAAAATCTTGGATCTGGAGACACAACTGAGTAGAACCAAAACTGAATTAAACCAGTTTCGCCGCAGCAAAGATGAT GCTGAGCGACGGTTTCAGAGTCGCCTGCAGGATCTAAAAGACCGTCTGGAGCAGTCTGAAAGCACCAACCGCAGCATGCAGAACTACGTCCAGTTCCTGAAATCCTCATACGCCAATGTTTTTGGAGAGGCTAATTTATCCAGCTCCCCCATCCGTCCCCGAACGCCTCTCTGA
- the ODF2 gene encoding outer dense fiber protein 2 isoform X3, translated as MPPPMKTIHQKTMKNRSPSPPLHVHVDESTPVHVHIKKAPKIASKVQKGTKSKMKSDVGNLRRSAKVKTRVPWIPPGKTSMRDAGFKWEGLTHRLEITPPDMEKMMSALRMSDLSTDEEECMRSKINSYEKKIDSLMCEVGTLKNEVEQQKRDHSIERYEDRLASSKRALSTKNEELHEVSLELAETENENSRLRRSIDRIKEETDFSVREKHQLQQEKSHLLSKLVEAEMDGAEAARQVDQLRDTINQMRHEKRMTSTDYNMITRQKEILLEKLNTFEETNRTLRTLLREQHCRETETHRLLEQKELLLKKVSDADTERAHLQIRLHEREKELEDLRTQLKTEKDLCRTSTAFSKSLEATKAHLQGQLRSREAENNRLSVQLRNTEHNEVRHKEELELLTAQLNELRNKLESDKEGLKKSARAQKQRAARSEETAQMLNNRLMAKDAELSTALSSIDTLKSRCTTLTKERSQVESEIVLLNDRMTQLLEEKQHAEEKARSDRESLLERLHQQTTENTSLHLEHEKLKTQLTTVEEKLTVAHSEVQQLKSSLRQYEGLVDTYKDQMKKTRLEADQMCLQMERSDLENKNLKEDMNMELEQMEQQGDKVESTRDRYQSAMEENKLLALKLEELERRLDDSGAQNRELLQVVAKREETIHQNQLHLEEKTRECASLSRQLETAIEESRRQADQTRERASSKERVTQSKILDLETQLSRTKTELNQFRRSKDDAERRFQSRLQDLKDRLEQSESTNRSMQNYVQFLKSSYANVFGEANLSSSPIRPRTPL; from the exons ATGCCGCCGCCAATG AAAACCATCCACCAGAAAACTATGAAGAACCGGTCCCCCTCGCCACCGCTGCATGTCCACGTAGACGAGAGCACTCCCGTACATGTCCATATTAAGAAGGCTCCGAAAATCGCCTCAAAAGTACAG AAAGGAACCAAAAGTAAAATGAAGAGTGACGTGGGAAATTTACGACGCAGTGCAAAAGTAAAGACCAGAGTCCCTTGGATCCCCCCTGGAAAGACGTCTATGCGGGATGCAGGATTTAAGTGGGAG GGTTTGACCCATCGCTTGGAGATTACCCCCCCAGACATGGAGAAGATGATGTCCGCTCTGCGTATGAGCGACCTGTCCACCGATGAAGAAGAATGCATGCGCAGCAAGATCAACTCCTATGAAAAGAAGATTGACAGCTTGATGTGTGAAGTCGGGACCTTGAAGAACGAG GTGGAGCAGCAGAAGAGGGACCACTCCATTGAGAGGTATGAAGATCGACTGGCATCATCCAAGCGGGCACTAAGTACCAAGAACGAAGAGCTGCATGAGGTGTCTCTAGAACTGGCAGAGACAGAAAATGAAAACTCCCGTCTGAGGAGGAGCATTGACCGAATCAAGGAAGAGACCGACTTTAGTGT GCGGGAGAAGCATCAGCTGCAGCAAGAAAAGTCACATTTGCTGTCAAAACTAGTGGAAGCTGAGATGGACGGGGCAGAAGCAGCAAGACAGGTTGATCAGTTGCGGGACACCATAAATCAAATGAGACAT GAGAAGAGAATGACCAGTACAGATTACAACATGATCACCAGGCAAAAGGAAATCCTGCTGGAAAAACTGAATACATTTGAAGAGACTAACAGGACACTAAGGACTCTGCTCCGAGAGCAGCACTGTCGGGAG ACTGAGACCCATCGACTGCTGGAGCAGAAGGAGCTGTTACTAAAGAAGGTGTCAGATGCGGACACAGAGAGAGCG CATCTCCAGATCAGACTAcacgagagagagaaagagcttgAAGATCTCCGGACTCAGCTGAAGACAGAAAAG GATCTATGTAGGACATCAACTGCATTTTCCAAGTCTCTGGAAGCCACAAAAGCTCACTTACAGGGGCAGCTGAGGAGCCGGGAGGCCGAGAATAATCGATTATCTGTCCAGCTGAGG AACACGGAGCACAATGAAGTCCGACATAAGGAAGAACTTGAACTGCTGACTGCACAACTAAATGAACTCAGGAACAAACTGGAGTCCGACAAAGAAGGTCTGAAAAAATCCGCTCGTGCCCAGAAGCAACGGGCCGCGAGAAGTGAGGAGACCGCGCAGATGCTTAATAATCGTCTCATGGCAAAG GACGCTGAGCTTTCTACAGCTCTATCAAGTATCGACACCTTGAAGAGCCGTTGTACCACGCTGACGAAAGAGAGGAGTCAGGTGGAGTCCGAGATCGTCCTGCTGAATGA CCGCATGACCCAACTGTTAGAAGAAAAGCAGCATGCTGAGGAGAAGGCACGTTCTGACCGGGAATCTCTGCTAGAGAGACTACACCAGCAGACAACAGAGAACACCAGCCTCCACCTGGAGCACGAGAAACTTAAG ACACAACTAACTACTGTGGAGGAGAAACTGACTGTGGCTCACAGTGAGGTGCAGCAGCTCAAGAGTTCTCTGCGGCAGTACGAGGGTCTCGTAGACACCTACAAAGATCAG ATGAAAAAAACCCGTCTAGAAGCCGATCAAATGTGTTTACAGATGGAAAGATCTGACCTAGAGAATAAGAATTTGAAGGAGGACATGAACATGGAGTTAGAGCAG ATGGAGCAGCAAGGAGACAAGGTGGAGTCCACAAGAGATCGCTATCAGTCTGCAATGGAAGAGAATAAACTTCTAGCTCTGAAACTGGAAGAGTTAGAAAG GAGACTTGATGACTCTGGAGCTCAGAATAGAGAACTGCTACAGGTTGTGGCCAAACGAGAGGAGACCATTCACCAGAACCAGCTGCACCTGGAGGAGAAAACCCGGGAATGTGCGTCCCTATCACGCCAGCTTGAGACTGCCATTGAGGAGTCCCGTAGACAG GCGGATCAGACCAGGGAGCGAGCCTCATCCAAAGAGAGGGTAACACAATCCAAAATCTTGGATCTGGAGACACAACTGAGTAGAACCAAAACTGAATTAAACCAGTTTCGCCGCAGCAAAGATGAT GCTGAGCGACGGTTTCAGAGTCGCCTGCAGGATCTAAAAGACCGTCTGGAGCAGTCTGAAAGCACCAACCGCAGCATGCAGAACTACGTCCAGTTCCTGAAATCCTCATACGCCAATGTTTTTGGAGAGGCTAATTTATCCAGCTCCCCCATCCGTCCCCGAACGCCTCTCTGA
- the ODF2 gene encoding outer dense fiber protein 2 isoform X1 → MPPPMKTIHQKTMKNRSPSPPLHVHVDESTPVHVHIKKAPKIASKVQKGTKSKMKSDVGNLRRSAKVKTRVPWIPPGKTSMRDAGFKWEGLTHRLEITPPDMEKMMSALRMSDLSTDEEECMRSKINSYEKKIDSLMCEVGTLKNEVEQQKRDHSIERYEDRLASSKRALSTKNEELHEVSLELAETENENSRLRRSIDRIKEETDFSVREKHQLQQEKSHLLSKLVEAEMDGAEAARQVDQLRDTINQMRHEKRMTSTDYNMITRQKEILLEKLNTFEETNRTLRTLLREQHCRETETHRLLEQKELLLKKVSDADTERAHLQIRLHEREKELEDLRTQLKTEKDLCRTSTAFSKSLEATKAHLQGQLRSREAENNRLSVQLRNTEHNEVRHKEELELLTAQLNELRNKLESDKEGLKKSARAQKQRAARSEETAQMLNNRLMAKDAELSTALSSIDTLKSRCTTLTKERSQVESEIVLLNDRMTQLLEEKQHAEEKARSDRESLLERLHQQTTENTSLHLEHEKLKTQLTTVEEKLTVAHSEVQQLKSSLRQYEGLVDTYKDQMKKTRLEADQMCLQMERSDLENKNLKEDMNMELEQVHRKFQSRLEELEKLPEMLKMTELRLQECQDQLQGYEQKNSGLSSVISDLRIRMEQQGDKVESTRDRYQSAMEENKLLALKLEELERRLDDSGAQNRELLQVVAKREETIHQNQLHLEEKTRECASLSRQLETAIEESRRQADQTRERASSKERVTQSKILDLETQLSRTKTELNQFRRSKDDAERRFQSRLQDLKDRLEQSESTNRSMQNYVQFLKSSYANVFGEANLSSSPIRPRTPL, encoded by the exons ATGCCGCCGCCAATG AAAACCATCCACCAGAAAACTATGAAGAACCGGTCCCCCTCGCCACCGCTGCATGTCCACGTAGACGAGAGCACTCCCGTACATGTCCATATTAAGAAGGCTCCGAAAATCGCCTCAAAAGTACAG AAAGGAACCAAAAGTAAAATGAAGAGTGACGTGGGAAATTTACGACGCAGTGCAAAAGTAAAGACCAGAGTCCCTTGGATCCCCCCTGGAAAGACGTCTATGCGGGATGCAGGATTTAAGTGGGAG GGTTTGACCCATCGCTTGGAGATTACCCCCCCAGACATGGAGAAGATGATGTCCGCTCTGCGTATGAGCGACCTGTCCACCGATGAAGAAGAATGCATGCGCAGCAAGATCAACTCCTATGAAAAGAAGATTGACAGCTTGATGTGTGAAGTCGGGACCTTGAAGAACGAG GTGGAGCAGCAGAAGAGGGACCACTCCATTGAGAGGTATGAAGATCGACTGGCATCATCCAAGCGGGCACTAAGTACCAAGAACGAAGAGCTGCATGAGGTGTCTCTAGAACTGGCAGAGACAGAAAATGAAAACTCCCGTCTGAGGAGGAGCATTGACCGAATCAAGGAAGAGACCGACTTTAGTGT GCGGGAGAAGCATCAGCTGCAGCAAGAAAAGTCACATTTGCTGTCAAAACTAGTGGAAGCTGAGATGGACGGGGCAGAAGCAGCAAGACAGGTTGATCAGTTGCGGGACACCATAAATCAAATGAGACAT GAGAAGAGAATGACCAGTACAGATTACAACATGATCACCAGGCAAAAGGAAATCCTGCTGGAAAAACTGAATACATTTGAAGAGACTAACAGGACACTAAGGACTCTGCTCCGAGAGCAGCACTGTCGGGAG ACTGAGACCCATCGACTGCTGGAGCAGAAGGAGCTGTTACTAAAGAAGGTGTCAGATGCGGACACAGAGAGAGCG CATCTCCAGATCAGACTAcacgagagagagaaagagcttgAAGATCTCCGGACTCAGCTGAAGACAGAAAAG GATCTATGTAGGACATCAACTGCATTTTCCAAGTCTCTGGAAGCCACAAAAGCTCACTTACAGGGGCAGCTGAGGAGCCGGGAGGCCGAGAATAATCGATTATCTGTCCAGCTGAGG AACACGGAGCACAATGAAGTCCGACATAAGGAAGAACTTGAACTGCTGACTGCACAACTAAATGAACTCAGGAACAAACTGGAGTCCGACAAAGAAGGTCTGAAAAAATCCGCTCGTGCCCAGAAGCAACGGGCCGCGAGAAGTGAGGAGACCGCGCAGATGCTTAATAATCGTCTCATGGCAAAG GACGCTGAGCTTTCTACAGCTCTATCAAGTATCGACACCTTGAAGAGCCGTTGTACCACGCTGACGAAAGAGAGGAGTCAGGTGGAGTCCGAGATCGTCCTGCTGAATGA CCGCATGACCCAACTGTTAGAAGAAAAGCAGCATGCTGAGGAGAAGGCACGTTCTGACCGGGAATCTCTGCTAGAGAGACTACACCAGCAGACAACAGAGAACACCAGCCTCCACCTGGAGCACGAGAAACTTAAG ACACAACTAACTACTGTGGAGGAGAAACTGACTGTGGCTCACAGTGAGGTGCAGCAGCTCAAGAGTTCTCTGCGGCAGTACGAGGGTCTCGTAGACACCTACAAAGATCAG ATGAAAAAAACCCGTCTAGAAGCCGATCAAATGTGTTTACAGATGGAAAGATCTGACCTAGAGAATAAGAATTTGAAGGAGGACATGAACATGGAGTTAGAGCAG GTTCATAGGAAGTTTCAGAGTCGTTTGGAAGAACTAGAGAAGCTACCGGAGATGTTGAAGATGACGGAGCTTCGACTTCAGGAATGTCAGGACCAGCTGCAGGGATATGAGCAGAAGAACTCCGGACTCTCTTCTGTCATCTCTGATTTGCGTATTCGG ATGGAGCAGCAAGGAGACAAGGTGGAGTCCACAAGAGATCGCTATCAGTCTGCAATGGAAGAGAATAAACTTCTAGCTCTGAAACTGGAAGAGTTAGAAAG GAGACTTGATGACTCTGGAGCTCAGAATAGAGAACTGCTACAGGTTGTGGCCAAACGAGAGGAGACCATTCACCAGAACCAGCTGCACCTGGAGGAGAAAACCCGGGAATGTGCGTCCCTATCACGCCAGCTTGAGACTGCCATTGAGGAGTCCCGTAGACAG GCGGATCAGACCAGGGAGCGAGCCTCATCCAAAGAGAGGGTAACACAATCCAAAATCTTGGATCTGGAGACACAACTGAGTAGAACCAAAACTGAATTAAACCAGTTTCGCCGCAGCAAAGATGAT GCTGAGCGACGGTTTCAGAGTCGCCTGCAGGATCTAAAAGACCGTCTGGAGCAGTCTGAAAGCACCAACCGCAGCATGCAGAACTACGTCCAGTTCCTGAAATCCTCATACGCCAATGTTTTTGGAGAGGCTAATTTATCCAGCTCCCCCATCCGTCCCCGAACGCCTCTCTGA